The proteins below come from a single Zea mays cultivar B73 chromosome 8, Zm-B73-REFERENCE-NAM-5.0, whole genome shotgun sequence genomic window:
- the LOC109939386 gene encoding uncharacterized protein isoform X2 — protein MSSRNEAPSSVAGEYDPKSDPTRKPRKSTDPGWKYGFWPDLQNKDKVECTLCGQVVSGGIKRLKQHLAGAYGDAKLCPKATSGIRKEMTSYLEANKRKRPMFLDEDEEDDEVVEVAAADGTNDTSAVESQASKVQPSSGTAAKKRQSTLQFKANSKAQQKTAKSVVEMLRKTPEEVVDERLSGSYQPTILASAKSKEDKHYVDMQWALFFYECGVPFNAAAARQFQIAIEATAQFGSGYKPPTPYQLGEPLLQEAVKTTNTMREEHERAWKHYGCTLMSDGWSDRRGRHLINFLVNSPEGTYFLESVDASSEVHDAYMLADLLEKKVDEIGRDKVVQVVTDNGANYKAAGKLLMERIPTLFWSPCAAHCLDLMLEDIGNLKEFKKPIARARRVTTFIYRHGRILAAMREKTGGADLVRPAATRFATSFLTLKSLYKHKDALKALFASTAWTDNRLSKTSAGLDVYNIVFSTQFWNSVEDCLRASGPLLIVLRVVDGDERPAMPEVQALMKCAKEKINQSFAVQSKKTLLKKIITIIERRWEKQMDHPLYGAAMYLNPGKLHPLIRNDDDATVGQLRGCFLDVLARMVDDEETRDKINSQAMDYEFLRGTAFSNKMAKDNLQTMTPLEWWRSYGGRAIELQRFARRLVSLCASSSGCERNWSTFEFIHTKKRNRLLHKRLNSIVFISYNRKMKARFQKLRQKKGKNFDPLVHEDFNWDNEWADSLHVVPEGGRGCECDLTWDLVDNAIGASQALRGRNLPRRAHNVYSRRNFVAAQNMSEAEEEDEDEDEDVPHDDAEITDCEDESNGGNDGEEGEAPNIPGEFDDDF, from the exons ATGTCTTCTCGAAATGAAGCTCCATCTTCTGTGGCTGGTGAGTATGATCCGAAGAGCGATCCTACCCGGAAGCCACGGAAGTCTACTGATCCAGGGTGGAAGTATGGATTTTGGCCAGATCTTCAAAATAAAGATAAGGTGGAATGCACCCTATGTGGCCAGGTTGTTAGTGGAGGGATAAAGAGGTTAAAGCAACATTTGGCAGGGGCATATGGAGATGCAAAGTTATGTCCCAAGGCTACCAGTGGAATAAGGAAGGAGATGACAAGTTATTTGGAGGCAAACAAGAGAAAAAGACCAATGTTtctagatgaagatgaagaagatgatgaagtGGTGGAGGTGGCAGCAGCAGATGGGACGAATGATACATCTGCTGTGGAGTCTCAAGCATCCAAGGTGCAGCCTAGTTCTGGTACAGCAGCCAAAAAAAGACAATCGACCTTGCAATTTAAGGCAAACAGTAAAGCACAGCAAAAGACAGCCAAGTCCGTAGTTGAGATGTTGCGGAAAACACCAGAGGAGGTGGTGGATGAGAGACTTTCAGGCTCTTATCAGCCCACAATCTTGGCTAGTGCAAAAAGCAAGGAGGACAAACACTATGTGGACATGCAGTGGGCTTTGTTCTTCTATGAGTGCGGTGTACCTTTCAATGCCGCAGCAGCTAGGCAGTTTCAGATTGCAATTGAGGCCACAGCACAGTTTGGTTCAGGGTATAAGCCTCCAACACCTTACCAACTAGGCGAGCCATTGCTACAAGAGGCTGTGAAGACAACAAATACAATGAGGGAGGAACATGAGCGTGCATGGAAACACTATGGTTGCACACTCATGTCTGATGGATGGTCTGATAGGAGGGGACGCCATCTCATTAACTTCTTAGTGAACAGCCCAGAGGGCACTTATTTTTTAGAGTCCGTTGATGCATCTAGTGAAGTACACGATGCATACATGCTTGCTGATTTGCTTGAGAAAAAAGTTGATGAGATTGGGAGAGACAAGGTTGTACAAGTTGTTACTGATAATGGTGCCAATTACAAAGCTGCAGGCAAGCTTCTAATGGAGAGGATTCCTACTTTATTTTGGAGTCCATGTGCTGCACATTGCTTGGACCTAATGTTGGAGGACATAGGAAACTTGAAGGAATTCAAGAAACCAATTGCACGTGCAAGGCGTGTGACAACTTTCATATACCGACACGGGAGAATTCTTGCTGCCATGAGAGAGAAAACTGGTGGGGCTGATCTTGTGAGGCCTGCAGCCACTCGTTTTGCTACTTCCTTTCTCACATTGAAGAGCTTGTACAAGCACAAGGATGCTTTGAAGGCTTTATTTGCAAGCACAGCTTGGACTGATAACAGATTGTCAAAGACTAGTGCTGGATTGGATGTGTATAACATTGTCTTCTCCACACAGTTTTGGAATTCAGTAGAAGATTGCCTTAGAGCTTCGGGGCCACTACTTATTGTACTTAGGGTGGTAGATGGAGATGAGAGGCCAGCTATGCCAGAGGTCCAAGCATTGATGAAATGTGCAAAGGAAAAGATCAATCAAAGCTTTGCtgtccaaagcaagaagactttactcaagaaaatcataactataaTTGAACGGCGTTGGGAGAAACAAATGGATCACCCATTGTATGGGGCTGCAATGTATTTGAACCCAGGAAAGTTGCATCCTCTCATAAGAAATGATGATGATGCTACTGTTGGTCAGCTAAGAGGTTGCTTTCTTGATGTGCTTGCAAGAATGGTAGATGATGAGGAAACTAGAGACAAGATCAATTCTCAAGCAATGGATTACGAGTTTCTTAGAGGAACAGCTTTTTCAAATAAGATGGCCAAAGATAACCTACAAACTATGACCCCAC TTGAGTGGTGGCGTTCGTATGGTGGTCGTGCTATTGAGTTACAGAGATTTGCTAGACGTTTGGTGAGTCTTTGTGCGTCTTCATCAGGTTGTGAACGCAATTGGAGTACCTTTGAATTT ATCCATACAAAGAAAAGAAACCGATTGTTGCATAAGAGGTTGAATTCTATTGTCTTCATTTCCTACAACAGAAAGATGAAAGCTAGGTTCCAAAAACTACGCCAGAAGAAGGGGAAAAACTTTGATCCATTGGTTCATGAGGACTTCAACTGGGACAATGAGTGGGCTGATTCTTTGCATGTAGTCCCTGAAGGTGGGCGTGGGTGTGAGTGTGACCTTACATGGGACCTTGTGGATAATGCCATTGGAGCATCGCAAGCACTTCGTGGCCGAAACTTACCAAGAAGGGCCCATAATGTGTATTCAAGAAGAAATTTTGTTGCTGCACAAAACATGTCAGAGGCTGAAGAggaagatgaagatgaagatgaagatgttCCACATGACGATGCAGAAATCACAGATTGTGAAGATGAATCTAATGGTGGCAATGATGGTGAAGAAGGGGAGGCACCCAATATCCCAGGAGAGTTTGATGATGATTTTTGA
- the LOC109939386 gene encoding uncharacterized protein isoform X1 has translation MSSRNEAPSSVAGEYDPKSDPTRKPRKSTDPGWKYGFWPDLQNKDKVECTLCGQVVSGGIKRLKQHLAGAYGDAKLCPKATSGIRKEMTSYLEANKRKRPMFLDEDEEDDEVVEVAAADGTNDTSAVESQASKVQPSSGTAAKKRQSTLQFKANSKAQQKTAKSVVEMLRKTPEEVVDERLSGSYQPTILASAKSKEDKHYVDMQWALFFYECGVPFNAAAARQFQIAIEATAQFGSGYKPPTPYQLGEPLLQEAVKTTNTMREEHERAWKHYGCTLMSDGWSDRRGRHLINFLVNSPEGTYFLESVDASSEVHDAYMLADLLEKKVDEIGRDKVVQVVTDNGANYKAAGKLLMERIPTLFWSPCAAHCLDLMLEDIGNLKEFKKPIARARRVTTFIYRHGRILAAMREKTGGADLVRPAATRFATSFLTLKSLYKHKDALKALFASTAWTDNRLSKTSAGLDVYNIVFSTQFWNSVEDCLRASGPLLIVLRVVDGDERPAMPEVQALMKCAKEKINQSFAVQSKKTLLKKIITIIERRWEKQMDHPLYGAAMYLNPGKLHPLIRNDDDATVGQLRGCFLDVLARMVDDEETRDKINSQAMDYEFLRGTAFSNKMAKDNLQTMTPRKCLWLLLVYYLLVVASSLLNCCDVIAVEWWRSYGGRAIELQRFARRLVSLCASSSGCERNWSTFEFIHTKKRNRLLHKRLNSIVFISYNRKMKARFQKLRQKKGKNFDPLVHEDFNWDNEWADSLHVVPEGGRGCECDLTWDLVDNAIGASQALRGRNLPRRAHNVYSRRNFVAAQNMSEAEEEDEDEDEDVPHDDAEITDCEDESNGGNDGEEGEAPNIPGEFDDDF, from the exons ATGTCTTCTCGAAATGAAGCTCCATCTTCTGTGGCTGGTGAGTATGATCCGAAGAGCGATCCTACCCGGAAGCCACGGAAGTCTACTGATCCAGGGTGGAAGTATGGATTTTGGCCAGATCTTCAAAATAAAGATAAGGTGGAATGCACCCTATGTGGCCAGGTTGTTAGTGGAGGGATAAAGAGGTTAAAGCAACATTTGGCAGGGGCATATGGAGATGCAAAGTTATGTCCCAAGGCTACCAGTGGAATAAGGAAGGAGATGACAAGTTATTTGGAGGCAAACAAGAGAAAAAGACCAATGTTtctagatgaagatgaagaagatgatgaagtGGTGGAGGTGGCAGCAGCAGATGGGACGAATGATACATCTGCTGTGGAGTCTCAAGCATCCAAGGTGCAGCCTAGTTCTGGTACAGCAGCCAAAAAAAGACAATCGACCTTGCAATTTAAGGCAAACAGTAAAGCACAGCAAAAGACAGCCAAGTCCGTAGTTGAGATGTTGCGGAAAACACCAGAGGAGGTGGTGGATGAGAGACTTTCAGGCTCTTATCAGCCCACAATCTTGGCTAGTGCAAAAAGCAAGGAGGACAAACACTATGTGGACATGCAGTGGGCTTTGTTCTTCTATGAGTGCGGTGTACCTTTCAATGCCGCAGCAGCTAGGCAGTTTCAGATTGCAATTGAGGCCACAGCACAGTTTGGTTCAGGGTATAAGCCTCCAACACCTTACCAACTAGGCGAGCCATTGCTACAAGAGGCTGTGAAGACAACAAATACAATGAGGGAGGAACATGAGCGTGCATGGAAACACTATGGTTGCACACTCATGTCTGATGGATGGTCTGATAGGAGGGGACGCCATCTCATTAACTTCTTAGTGAACAGCCCAGAGGGCACTTATTTTTTAGAGTCCGTTGATGCATCTAGTGAAGTACACGATGCATACATGCTTGCTGATTTGCTTGAGAAAAAAGTTGATGAGATTGGGAGAGACAAGGTTGTACAAGTTGTTACTGATAATGGTGCCAATTACAAAGCTGCAGGCAAGCTTCTAATGGAGAGGATTCCTACTTTATTTTGGAGTCCATGTGCTGCACATTGCTTGGACCTAATGTTGGAGGACATAGGAAACTTGAAGGAATTCAAGAAACCAATTGCACGTGCAAGGCGTGTGACAACTTTCATATACCGACACGGGAGAATTCTTGCTGCCATGAGAGAGAAAACTGGTGGGGCTGATCTTGTGAGGCCTGCAGCCACTCGTTTTGCTACTTCCTTTCTCACATTGAAGAGCTTGTACAAGCACAAGGATGCTTTGAAGGCTTTATTTGCAAGCACAGCTTGGACTGATAACAGATTGTCAAAGACTAGTGCTGGATTGGATGTGTATAACATTGTCTTCTCCACACAGTTTTGGAATTCAGTAGAAGATTGCCTTAGAGCTTCGGGGCCACTACTTATTGTACTTAGGGTGGTAGATGGAGATGAGAGGCCAGCTATGCCAGAGGTCCAAGCATTGATGAAATGTGCAAAGGAAAAGATCAATCAAAGCTTTGCtgtccaaagcaagaagactttactcaagaaaatcataactataaTTGAACGGCGTTGGGAGAAACAAATGGATCACCCATTGTATGGGGCTGCAATGTATTTGAACCCAGGAAAGTTGCATCCTCTCATAAGAAATGATGATGATGCTACTGTTGGTCAGCTAAGAGGTTGCTTTCTTGATGTGCTTGCAAGAATGGTAGATGATGAGGAAACTAGAGACAAGATCAATTCTCAAGCAATGGATTACGAGTTTCTTAGAGGAACAGCTTTTTCAAATAAGATGGCCAAAGATAACCTACAAACTATGACCCCACGTAAGTGTTTGTGGCTGTTACTAGTTTACTACTTACTAGTTGTTGCTAGTAGCTTGCTAAATTGTTGTGATGTTATTGCAGTTGAGTGGTGGCGTTCGTATGGTGGTCGTGCTATTGAGTTACAGAGATTTGCTAGACGTTTGGTGAGTCTTTGTGCGTCTTCATCAGGTTGTGAACGCAATTGGAGTACCTTTGAATTT ATCCATACAAAGAAAAGAAACCGATTGTTGCATAAGAGGTTGAATTCTATTGTCTTCATTTCCTACAACAGAAAGATGAAAGCTAGGTTCCAAAAACTACGCCAGAAGAAGGGGAAAAACTTTGATCCATTGGTTCATGAGGACTTCAACTGGGACAATGAGTGGGCTGATTCTTTGCATGTAGTCCCTGAAGGTGGGCGTGGGTGTGAGTGTGACCTTACATGGGACCTTGTGGATAATGCCATTGGAGCATCGCAAGCACTTCGTGGCCGAAACTTACCAAGAAGGGCCCATAATGTGTATTCAAGAAGAAATTTTGTTGCTGCACAAAACATGTCAGAGGCTGAAGAggaagatgaagatgaagatgaagatgttCCACATGACGATGCAGAAATCACAGATTGTGAAGATGAATCTAATGGTGGCAATGATGGTGAAGAAGGGGAGGCACCCAATATCCCAGGAGAGTTTGATGATGATTTTTGA